One Malus domestica chromosome 11, GDT2T_hap1 genomic region harbors:
- the LOC103413177 gene encoding small ribosomal subunit protein uS10c — MAVSSMSTILIPSLPLSKSTASPTSKPKLSSFSLPSANSALKVRASRPSQSSTRVYAAPEVLESPETLVPPPETLEVGSSETPSTSSLSIGGDGDKASPKQKIRIKLRSYFVPLIEDSCKQIMDAARNTNAKTMGPVPLPTKKRIYCVLKSPHVHKDARFHFEIRTHQRLIDILYPTAQTIDSLMQLDLPAGVDVEVKL; from the exons ATGGCAGTTTCTTCAATGTCTACAATCCTAATCCCTTCTCTTCCGCTCTCCAAATCTACTGCATCTCCGACTTCCAAGCCAAagctctcttctttctctttgccCTCGGCCAACAGTGCCTTAAAGGTCAGAGCTTCAAGACCCTCGCAGTCATCCACTAGGGTTTATGCTGCTCCCGAAGTCCTCGAGTCCCCAGAAACCCTAGTCCCACCTCCAGAAACCCTTGAG GTTGGAAGTTCTGAGACCCCAAGCACTTCATCACTCAGTATTGGTGGAGATGGAGATAAG GCCTCACCCAAGCAGAAAATCAGAATTAAATTGAGGTCTTACTTTGTGCCTTTGATAGAAGATTCCTGCAAGCAGATCATGGATGCTGCAAGGAACACGAATGCAAAAACAATGGGTCCTGTACCCTTACCGACCAAAAAGCGAATCTACTGTGTTCTCAAGTCACCCCATGTCCACAAGGATGCCAGGTTTCATTTTGAGATTCGTACCCACCAACGCCTCATTGATATTCTATACCCAACTGCACAAACAATAGATTCCTTGATGCAACTTGACCTTCCTGCTGGAGTTGATGTGGAGGTCAAGTTGTGA
- the LOC103448431 gene encoding pectinesterase QRT1, whose amino-acid sequence MELGVWSVFVVGFVLLFLGCIEVGFSQSEAYARNYISWDDLEVDDHKLGLNTREEHVNGSRIIVVDKNGGGNSLTVQGAVDMVPEQNTERVKIYILPGIYREKVLVPISKPYISFIGNPNQTSETVITWNNKASDKDGLRFELGTYRTASVAIEADYFCATGITFENSVVAVPGGYGMQAVALRVAGDKAMFYRVRVLGTQDTLLDDTGSHYFYRCHIQGSVDFIFGRSRSLYQDCVIQSTAQNSGAIAAHHRDSPNEDTGFSFVNCKIIGTGYIYLGRAWGNYSRTVYSYCHFDDIITPPGWSDWNYPSRQKTVDFGEYECRGRGAERRGRVPWLKSFSLEEIRPFLDTKFISGEQWLRL is encoded by the exons ATGGAATTGGGTGTCTGGAGtgtttttgttgttggtttTGTGTTGCTGTTCTTGGGTTGCATTGAGGTCGGGTTCTCACAAAGCGAAGCGTATGCAAGGAATTATATCAGCTGGGATGATTTGGAGGTGGATGACCATAAGTTGGGGTTGAACACAAGAGAAGAACACGTTAATGGAAGCCGGATTATTGTGGTCGACAAGAATGGAGGAGGAAATTCTCTAACAGTTCAAGGAGCAGTTGATATGGTTCCGGAACAAAATACAGAAAGAGTCAAAATTTACATTCTTCCTGGAATTTACAG AGAGAAGGTACTTGTACCGATTTCGAAGCCGTACATATCATTTATTGGGAATCCGAATCAAACTTCTGAAACTGTGATTACTTGGAACAACAAGGCATCCGATAAGGACGGCCTTCGTTTCGAACTGGGAACTTACAGAACTGCTTCTGTAGCCATAGAGGCCGATTACTTTTGCGCAACAGGGATCACCTTCGAG AACTCGGTGGTTGCAGTGCCTGGAGGATATGGAATGCAAGCAGTGGCTCTTAGAGTTGCCGGTGACAAAGCCATGTTCTACAGAGTTCGGGTTTTGGGGACGCAGGATACACTCCTGGACGACACTGGATCTCACTACTTCTACCGATGTCACATTCAAGGAAGTGTGGACTTCATTTTTGGCAGATCAAGATCACTCTACCAG GACTGTGTTATTCAATCAACGGCTCAGAACTCGGGAGCAATAGCGGCTCATCACCGGGACTCGCCGAATGAAGACACAGGATTCTCCTTTGTAAACTGCAAAATCATCGGGACTGGCTACATCTACTTGGGAAGAGCTTGGGGAAATTATTCAAGAACGGTGTATTCCTACTGTCATTTCGATGATATAATAACTCCACCGGGGTGGAGCGACTGGAACTACCCATCCAGGCAGAA GACAGTGGATTTCGGAGAATACGAATGCAGGGGCAGAGGAGCAGAAAGAAGAGGGAGGGTGCCATGGTTGAAGTCTTTCAGCTTGGAGGAGATAAGGCCTTTTCTGGATACAAAATTTATATCTGGAGAGCAGTGGCTTAGATTATAA